One genomic region from Sulfuriflexus mobilis encodes:
- a CDS encoding PA4780 family RIO1-like protein kinase, with product MKIPKRIQPLVDSGLVDEVISRLMSGKEADVYVVRCGADIRCAKVYKEALKRSFKQAVLYQEGRKVRNSRRARAMEKGSKFGRKQQEETWQTAEVDALYRLASAGVRVPQPYDCLDGVLLMELITDAEGQVAPRLGDISMTAEQALADHAMVMRYVVRMLCVGLVHGDLSEFNVLVDADGPVIIDLPQAVDAAGNNNAESMLARDVNNITNYYAHYAPELLNSQYAKEIWALYENGELHADTELTGHFAESTQAIDVDAVMDEINAAYAEEQERQARLRESEEAG from the coding sequence ATGAAAATCCCAAAGAGAATCCAGCCTCTGGTTGATAGCGGTCTGGTGGATGAAGTCATTAGCCGCCTGATGAGTGGCAAAGAGGCAGATGTCTATGTCGTCCGCTGCGGTGCGGATATCCGCTGTGCCAAGGTCTACAAAGAGGCGTTAAAGCGTAGCTTCAAGCAGGCCGTGTTATACCAGGAAGGCCGTAAGGTGCGTAATAGTCGTCGCGCCCGCGCCATGGAGAAGGGTTCCAAGTTCGGCCGTAAACAGCAGGAAGAGACCTGGCAGACCGCTGAGGTCGATGCCCTCTACCGCCTGGCCAGCGCCGGCGTGCGCGTTCCTCAGCCCTATGACTGCCTTGACGGTGTCTTACTGATGGAGTTGATCACCGATGCCGAAGGCCAGGTGGCGCCGCGCCTGGGCGATATATCGATGACCGCTGAACAGGCGCTGGCAGACCATGCCATGGTCATGCGATACGTGGTGCGTATGCTCTGTGTCGGTCTGGTGCATGGCGACCTGTCAGAATTTAATGTACTGGTGGATGCAGATGGCCCGGTCATTATTGACCTGCCACAAGCGGTTGATGCGGCCGGAAATAACAATGCCGAGTCGATGCTGGCGCGAGATGTTAACAATATCACCAACTACTATGCCCACTACGCCCCCGAATTGCTCAACAGCCAATATGCCAAGGAAATCTGGGCGCTGTACGAGAACGGCGAGTTACACGCTGATACCGAGCTGACGGGCCATTTTGCGGAAAGCACGCAAGCTATCGATGTGGATGCGGTGATGGACGAAATCAATGCGGCCTATGCAGAAGAGCAGGAACGGCAGGCACGCCTGCGTGAATCAGAAGAAGCGGGTTAA
- a CDS encoding diguanylate cyclase has translation MQAKSTSVISQDALLKKQEQHLFKYAVKAPVFVMLLAIMLFTTQFFVFGESYLFEWFMVVSAVSLARLLLAIAYRAQRFPGVSSKRWINLYIYAVCLTGALCGVAVFLIPGDRLELHFLTLLVVSGVMSGAMPMVAIIRNVYPVYVVLILAPYIVQYIHFGSPIYLTIIVFMVIYGLFMILTSRETHENYIEIVRLQIAEGENARLDMLTGVANRRAFVEIYANEWKHAQRAGYPLSIMLIDVDEFKSYNDHYGHIMGDECLRRIASTISNSLERDTDKVARYGGEEFTVILPSTDARAGQTIAERLRGAVAKLAIPHARSKTANYVTISIGGITRIPTLDLTPGEFLTEADTLLYKSKHNGRNRVSWAMNSA, from the coding sequence ATGCAGGCTAAGTCAACTTCCGTTATTTCGCAGGATGCGCTTCTGAAAAAGCAGGAGCAGCATCTCTTCAAGTATGCCGTGAAGGCACCGGTATTCGTAATGCTGCTGGCGATTATGCTGTTCACCACACAGTTTTTTGTGTTTGGCGAAAGCTACCTGTTCGAATGGTTTATGGTTGTCTCCGCGGTCAGCCTGGCGCGTCTGCTGCTTGCCATTGCCTACCGGGCACAGCGTTTCCCGGGCGTATCATCAAAGCGTTGGATTAACCTGTATATCTACGCGGTTTGTCTGACCGGCGCCCTGTGTGGGGTGGCCGTGTTTTTGATCCCAGGGGATAGGCTCGAGCTGCATTTTCTGACCCTGTTAGTGGTTAGCGGTGTCATGTCGGGTGCCATGCCGATGGTTGCGATCATTCGCAATGTCTATCCGGTGTATGTGGTGTTAATACTTGCGCCCTATATAGTGCAATATATTCACTTCGGTAGTCCCATATACCTCACCATTATCGTCTTTATGGTGATTTATGGCCTGTTTATGATCCTCACCAGCCGAGAGACGCATGAGAATTACATCGAGATAGTCCGCCTGCAAATAGCTGAAGGGGAGAATGCCCGCCTGGACATGCTGACCGGGGTGGCTAATCGTCGTGCCTTCGTGGAAATCTACGCCAATGAATGGAAGCATGCGCAACGTGCAGGCTACCCACTGTCGATCATGTTAATCGACGTAGACGAATTCAAGAGTTACAACGACCACTATGGTCATATTATGGGCGATGAGTGTTTGCGGCGTATCGCCTCCACGATTAGTAACAGCCTGGAGCGTGATACCGACAAGGTTGCCCGCTACGGCGGTGAGGAATTCACAGTGATACTGCCGAGTACGGATGCGCGGGCCGGCCAGACGATCGCAGAGCGGTTGCGCGGGGCAGTTGCCAAACTGGCAATACCCCATGCGCGCTCAAAAACGGCAAACTATGTGACGATAAGCATTGGTGGTATTACGCGCATACCCACGTTGGATTTAACACCAGGCGAGTTTCTCACTGAGGCAGACACCCTGCTTTACAAATCAAAACATAACGGCAGAAACCGGGTTAGTTGGGCGATGAATTCGGCTTAA
- a CDS encoding ATP-grasp domain-containing protein yields MSTAIKHDYQSTRRYVINHDIMHCTAEGVVGNHLYSARALGLSEPWDIIQLHPDLKPLWQDITSHYKRIGLSYSENVIWDLDLKHLMMHVNYQPSLFYFGPDEYKYWGDAEWLETVDYINSKNNFMTLADKLGIDVPKTRCFDKVGDIDPDTLEEIVYPCYLKAAVSVSGVGIYRCEDKEALILAMVRFDHEVPVQIQEEVKTETFLNLQYTVIGDDLVRLAASEQILDGFVHQGNRVPASHEPWEAVDAMAYWLKDHGMKGIFAFDVAIVQTKMGLRFPAIECNPRFNGATYPTLIAQKLNIPTWSAITLSTRHKNLAAIDLSDIEFNSKTGEGAIIVNWGTISLGKLVILLAGSPAYQQALAVELDARL; encoded by the coding sequence ATGTCAACTGCCATCAAACACGACTATCAGTCAACGCGTCGTTATGTCATTAATCACGACATTATGCATTGCACTGCCGAGGGTGTTGTCGGCAATCATCTCTATTCAGCCCGAGCCCTGGGGCTTTCAGAACCCTGGGACATTATACAATTACATCCGGACCTGAAACCTCTGTGGCAGGATATTACTAGTCACTATAAGCGTATCGGGCTCAGCTATAGTGAGAACGTCATCTGGGATCTCGATTTAAAACACTTGATGATGCATGTCAATTACCAGCCCTCGCTTTTCTATTTTGGTCCCGACGAATATAAATACTGGGGTGACGCCGAGTGGCTGGAAACCGTTGACTATATCAATTCCAAAAATAATTTTATGACCTTAGCCGATAAACTCGGCATTGATGTGCCTAAAACACGGTGCTTTGACAAAGTCGGCGACATAGACCCTGACACCCTGGAGGAGATTGTCTATCCCTGTTATCTGAAGGCGGCTGTTTCGGTTTCCGGTGTGGGTATTTACCGCTGTGAGGATAAAGAAGCCTTAATTCTGGCAATGGTAAGGTTTGATCATGAGGTGCCGGTGCAAATACAGGAAGAGGTTAAGACCGAGACCTTCCTGAATCTGCAATATACTGTCATTGGCGATGACCTTGTTCGTCTTGCCGCGAGTGAACAAATTTTGGATGGTTTTGTCCATCAGGGAAATCGTGTACCGGCCAGCCATGAACCCTGGGAGGCCGTTGATGCCATGGCATACTGGCTAAAAGACCATGGAATGAAGGGAATCTTCGCCTTTGATGTCGCCATTGTACAAACAAAAATGGGGCTGCGTTTTCCAGCCATTGAATGCAACCCGCGTTTTAATGGTGCCACCTATCCAACCCTGATCGCACAAAAGCTCAATATACCTACATGGAGCGCGATCACTCTATCGACCCGGCATAAAAACCTGGCGGCTATAGACCTCAGTGATATTGAGTTCAACAGCAAGACCGGTGAGGGGGCCATTATCGTCAACTGGGGTACCATTAGTCTCGGTAAGCTAGTCATCCTTTTGGCCGGTTCGCCCGCTTATCAGCAAGCCCTGGCAGTAGAACTTGATGCACGCCTTTGA
- a CDS encoding isoaspartyl peptidase/L-asparaginase family protein, with translation MSQTASYSLMVHGGAGALDNVKDDKTAMRYLEAIRRVLEHGREVLELGGSALQTVETCASLLEDDPIFNAGCGSVLNEKGKVEMDAAIMDGRDLSAGAVAAVGNIANPIQLARLVMSESEHVMLISEGAMRFAEHCGITPAPDDYFYTPDRIEQLKQARLHNKIMLDHDDTEGDSEDQKYGTIGAIARDPLGNLAAATSTGGIVNKRMGRVGDSPIIGAGVYADNETCAVSATGYGEEFMRSVISKTISDFIYMKDMNAEEATQAGMAYLTRKVNGRGGVIVIDHNGNCSSGFTTKKMIHGWIEQGGESVVRF, from the coding sequence ATGAGTCAAACAGCTAGCTATTCACTCATGGTTCATGGTGGAGCCGGAGCACTCGATAACGTCAAAGACGACAAAACAGCAATGAGATATCTTGAGGCGATACGGCGGGTTCTTGAACATGGCCGTGAAGTCCTTGAACTCGGCGGTTCTGCACTACAGACGGTAGAGACCTGCGCGTCTCTGCTGGAAGATGATCCTATTTTCAATGCTGGCTGCGGCTCGGTACTGAATGAAAAGGGCAAGGTCGAAATGGATGCCGCCATTATGGATGGTCGAGACCTCTCTGCGGGTGCTGTCGCGGCAGTCGGTAATATTGCCAACCCGATCCAGCTCGCCCGTTTAGTCATGTCCGAAAGTGAACACGTCATGTTAATTTCCGAGGGTGCCATGCGCTTTGCAGAGCATTGCGGCATCACTCCTGCACCAGACGACTATTTTTATACACCAGACCGTATCGAGCAGTTAAAGCAGGCACGTCTGCATAACAAGATCATGCTCGATCATGACGATACTGAAGGAGACAGCGAGGATCAGAAATACGGCACCATTGGTGCCATAGCCCGTGACCCGCTTGGCAACCTTGCCGCAGCAACATCGACAGGCGGTATCGTCAACAAACGTATGGGGCGAGTGGGTGATTCACCCATCATCGGTGCCGGCGTCTATGCCGACAATGAAACCTGTGCCGTCTCGGCTACCGGTTATGGCGAAGAGTTCATGCGCTCAGTGATATCAAAGACAATTTCCGACTTTATCTATATGAAAGATATGAATGCCGAAGAGGCCACACAAGCCGGCATGGCGTATTTAACCCGGAAGGTAAACGGTCGTGGCGGGGTCATTGTCATCGATCATAACGGTAATTGCTCCAGCGGCTTTACCACGAAGAAGATGATCCATGGCTGGATCGAACAGGGTGGAGAATCAGTGGTTCGTTTCTAA
- a CDS encoding MFS transporter: protein MHTDEQRRFQWTRATIFIILILAYMSVYFHRMAPGVVSAELMASFQTSATALGSLAAMYYYIYALMQIPAGVLADTLGNRASVTTGNLIAGVGSIVFATAETIELASAGRFLVGLGVSVIFVGLMKNNSVWFRDRVYGLVSGLTLLMGNLGSVLAAKPLSVLLNIWSWREIFIAMGIMSLLLAALTLLYVRNRPEDAGFPSVREMDGMLAHAERHQHWVKDLLKVFSNLTAWPGFWINFGMAGGLFAFAGLWGIPLLRDGFHLSRDEASVYTTITLISLAVGTLLAGWISDRIGLRKPVILISAGVYTLAWLALIYIPWQPGTLAMTLFMLIGITSGGFVLTYPCAKEVTQPALSGMAISLVNTGLFLGAAIMQPLFGWVLDLGWDGKTAKGINLYSWQNYQDAMLLMLAFAIIAFIGALRIKETYCNNLTIKHP, encoded by the coding sequence ATGCATACCGATGAACAGCGACGCTTCCAATGGACACGCGCCACAATCTTCATCATCCTTATTCTGGCTTACATGTCGGTATATTTTCATCGCATGGCCCCCGGCGTGGTATCCGCTGAACTCATGGCCAGTTTCCAGACCTCGGCTACCGCTCTGGGCTCACTGGCAGCGATGTATTACTACATTTATGCATTGATGCAGATCCCTGCGGGCGTACTCGCCGATACACTCGGCAACCGCGCATCGGTAACCACTGGTAATCTGATTGCCGGTGTGGGTTCGATAGTCTTTGCCACGGCGGAAACGATTGAATTGGCTTCAGCTGGTCGGTTTCTGGTCGGCCTCGGCGTATCGGTTATCTTTGTCGGCTTGATGAAAAATAACAGCGTCTGGTTTCGCGATCGGGTCTATGGGCTGGTTTCCGGTTTGACCCTTTTAATGGGCAACCTCGGTTCTGTACTGGCGGCAAAACCCTTATCCGTCTTACTCAATATCTGGTCATGGCGTGAGATCTTTATTGCCATGGGCATCATGTCGCTGCTACTCGCCGCCCTGACGCTACTCTATGTACGCAATCGCCCCGAAGATGCCGGCTTCCCCTCCGTGCGTGAAATGGATGGTATGCTTGCGCATGCAGAACGTCACCAGCACTGGGTCAAGGATTTACTCAAGGTATTCAGTAACCTTACCGCCTGGCCCGGCTTCTGGATAAACTTTGGCATGGCCGGTGGGCTGTTTGCGTTTGCCGGCCTGTGGGGCATCCCGTTACTCCGAGACGGCTTTCATCTCAGTCGTGACGAGGCCTCAGTCTATACTACCATCACCCTGATAAGCCTGGCGGTCGGTACATTATTAGCCGGCTGGATTTCTGATCGCATCGGCCTGCGCAAACCGGTGATCCTCATCAGCGCAGGCGTCTATACACTTGCCTGGCTGGCATTGATTTATATCCCCTGGCAACCGGGCACCCTTGCCATGACCCTGTTTATGCTGATTGGTATTACCAGTGGTGGTTTTGTGTTGACCTATCCTTGTGCCAAGGAGGTCACTCAACCTGCACTCTCTGGTATGGCAATCAGCCTGGTTAACACCGGGCTTTTTCTCGGCGCTGCTATCATGCAACCCCTATTTGGCTGGGTGCTGGACCTGGGTTGGGATGGAAAAACCGCCAAAGGTATTAACCTTTATAGCTGGCAAAACTATCAGGATGCCATGTTGCTCATGTTGGCCTTTGCCATTATTGCCTTTATCGGCGCACTGCGTATAAAAGAAACATATTGTAATAACCTGACTATAAAACATCCTTAA
- a CDS encoding helix-turn-helix transcriptional regulator yields MSGTGIAVLSMRRADRLFQIIQNLHHDRVITAHDLAEELEVSERTIYRDIQDLSLSGVPITGEAGQGYRIMRGYQLPPLMFSEEELEALLLGARMVRVWTDKGLARAAHQALQKIEHVIPDKLKPELARQELVVPDFPMEGQAGEQLMVVRLAIKQQHKISFDYKREDGQDSKRTVHPLGLFYWGKVWTLVAWCELRDAFRHFRLDRMADIEKHDEKYQIIEGRSLQDFLSNECR; encoded by the coding sequence ATGTCAGGCACTGGAATTGCGGTACTGAGCATGCGGCGAGCGGATCGGCTATTTCAGATTATTCAAAATTTGCATCATGATCGTGTCATAACGGCACATGATCTGGCTGAAGAACTTGAGGTTTCAGAACGAACAATATACCGGGATATTCAGGATTTAAGCCTGTCTGGTGTGCCCATAACGGGTGAGGCAGGACAGGGCTACCGGATAATGCGTGGCTACCAGCTACCTCCGTTGATGTTTAGTGAGGAAGAATTGGAAGCATTGTTATTAGGTGCGCGTATGGTGAGGGTCTGGACGGATAAGGGCCTGGCACGTGCGGCACATCAGGCACTGCAAAAGATAGAACACGTTATACCGGATAAATTAAAACCGGAACTGGCACGACAAGAGTTGGTTGTGCCGGATTTTCCCATGGAAGGCCAGGCGGGTGAGCAACTCATGGTTGTGCGCCTGGCTATCAAGCAGCAACACAAAATCAGTTTTGACTATAAACGTGAAGACGGGCAAGACTCCAAACGAACTGTGCACCCGCTCGGATTGTTCTACTGGGGTAAGGTATGGACCTTGGTGGCATGGTGTGAATTACGCGACGCGTTCCGGCACTTCCGGCTCGACCGCATGGCAGATATCGAGAAGCATGACGAAAAATACCAAATTATCGAGGGCAGAAGCCTGCAGGATTTCCTCAGCAATGAGTGTAGGTGA
- a CDS encoding DUF2461 domain-containing protein, with translation MADPYFSPDCMRFLRNIAKNNNRDWFTENKMVYEEVVRTPALRFIADMADDLAILSPHFLAQPKKVGGSLMRIYRDVRFGRDKRPYKTNIGIQFRHEQGKDVHAPGFYVHIEPGECFVGVGIWRPDSPALGKIRDRICEHGDKWQSAINQKTFKKHYELSGDSLINAPRGYAKDHPLVHDLKRKDFIGISRIDDDSVLSARFRNKVFDRFKVADSYMQFLCQALELRY, from the coding sequence ATGGCGGACCCATACTTCAGCCCAGACTGCATGAGGTTTCTACGCAATATAGCGAAGAACAATAACCGCGACTGGTTCACTGAAAACAAGATGGTATATGAAGAGGTGGTCCGCACACCTGCTTTGCGGTTTATTGCAGACATGGCCGATGACCTGGCAATACTATCCCCTCACTTTCTGGCCCAGCCAAAGAAAGTGGGGGGATCGTTAATGCGTATTTACCGAGACGTACGTTTTGGCAGGGATAAGCGCCCCTATAAGACCAATATTGGTATCCAGTTCCGGCATGAACAGGGCAAGGATGTACATGCCCCCGGATTTTATGTGCATATAGAGCCCGGTGAATGTTTTGTCGGCGTGGGTATTTGGCGACCGGATTCTCCGGCACTGGGTAAAATCCGTGACAGGATTTGCGAGCACGGAGACAAATGGCAGTCGGCGATTAACCAGAAAACCTTTAAGAAGCATTACGAGCTAAGCGGTGATTCTCTTATTAACGCGCCTCGTGGCTATGCTAAAGACCATCCACTTGTTCATGATCTCAAGCGTAAGGACTTTATTGGGATATCCAGGATCGATGATGATAGCGTACTTAGTGCGCGGTTCAGGAACAAAGTATTTGATCGTTTTAAAGTAGCAGATAGTTACATGCAGTTTCTATGTCAGGCACTGGAATTGCGGTACTGA
- a CDS encoding VOC family protein — protein sequence MDQQTMRQHGAFSWNELMTTDVPAAKAFYGQLFDWDMQDEKTCDMSYTMARAGQQEVAGIMAMPPEAGGAPPAWGAYVTVDDVDQRSTQVEKLGGKIIIPARDIPNVGRFVVIADPQGAVLALITYTHIG from the coding sequence ATGGACCAACAAACAATGAGGCAACATGGCGCGTTTAGCTGGAATGAGTTGATGACAACCGATGTCCCTGCGGCAAAGGCCTTTTATGGCCAGCTTTTTGACTGGGATATGCAGGATGAGAAGACCTGTGACATGTCATATACGATGGCCAGGGCGGGTCAACAGGAGGTGGCAGGGATTATGGCAATGCCCCCGGAGGCTGGAGGCGCCCCACCTGCATGGGGCGCTTATGTCACGGTAGATGATGTCGATCAACGATCCACACAGGTTGAAAAACTCGGGGGCAAGATCATTATCCCGGCACGGGATATCCCCAATGTCGGGCGTTTCGTGGTGATCGCTGATCCCCAGGGAGCCGTGCTGGCGTTGATTACCTACACGCACATAGGCTAG
- a CDS encoding ABC transporter ATP-binding protein — translation MPSIVSISNLSKTYANGFHALKDVSLDISPGEILALLGPNGAGKTTLISIICGIVNASSGSVTVADHDIIKDYRTTRALIGLVPQELTLGAFDTVWNTLSFSRGLFGKKPDPAYLERLLKDLSLWGKKDNYLMTLSGGMKRRVLIGKALSHEPSILFLDEPTAGVDVELRKDMWALVERLRESGVTIILTTHYIEEAEAIADRVGVINGGELLLVDDKRALMHKLGKRQLIIELEQAVDSIPATLHTWALELSAEGRQLTYTYDPLNQHTGVAGLLSAISDAGLLLKDVDTSESSLEDIFIGLVGAKS, via the coding sequence ATGCCATCTATCGTCTCTATATCGAATCTGTCCAAAACCTACGCCAACGGTTTTCACGCCCTGAAAGACGTCAGCCTGGATATCTCGCCCGGTGAGATACTGGCCTTGCTCGGGCCAAACGGCGCCGGCAAGACCACCCTGATCTCGATTATCTGCGGCATAGTGAATGCCAGTTCAGGCTCGGTGACCGTTGCCGACCATGACATCATCAAGGATTACCGCACCACGCGTGCCTTGATCGGCCTGGTCCCACAGGAGCTCACACTCGGCGCCTTTGATACCGTCTGGAACACGCTGTCTTTCAGCCGCGGCCTGTTCGGCAAAAAGCCCGACCCTGCCTACCTCGAACGGCTGCTAAAAGATTTGTCGCTATGGGGGAAGAAAGACAACTATCTCATGACGCTGTCAGGTGGTATGAAGCGGCGTGTGCTCATAGGCAAGGCGCTGTCTCACGAACCTTCGATCCTGTTTCTGGATGAGCCCACGGCGGGTGTGGACGTGGAGTTGCGCAAAGACATGTGGGCATTGGTGGAGCGCCTGCGCGAGTCGGGGGTGACGATTATCCTGACCACACACTATATTGAAGAAGCCGAGGCAATCGCTGACCGTGTTGGCGTGATCAACGGTGGTGAGCTGCTACTGGTCGATGATAAGCGGGCGCTGATGCATAAGCTCGGTAAAAGACAGCTGATTATCGAACTTGAACAGGCCGTGGACAGCATTCCTGCAACGCTACATACCTGGGCACTGGAACTCTCGGCCGAAGGGAGACAACTCACCTATACCTACGACCCGCTGAATCAACACACAGGGGTTGCAGGTTTATTGTCGGCCATTAGTGATGCCGGCTTGTTGCTGAAAGACGTCGACACCTCGGAAAGTTCTCTGGAAGATATTTTTATCGGCCTGGTAGGTGCCAAATCATGA
- a CDS encoding ABC transporter permease: MNLYAVRVIYKYEMLRAWNTLLQSFASPVISTVLYFVVFGSAIGSRIEQVGGVSYGAFIVPGLMMLALLTHSIANASFGIFFPKFTGTIYELMSAPVSFVEILIGYVGAAATKSFIIGLVILATAGFFVTIEIAHPVWMLAFLILTCVSFSLFGFIIGLWAKDFEKLQLIPLLVITPLVFLGGSFYSVDMLPPAWQTVTLFNPVVYLISGFRWSFFEVADVSVWLSLTVVLVFLSTCLVTVWWMFRSGYRLKQ, translated from the coding sequence ATGAACCTCTACGCCGTCAGAGTGATCTATAAATATGAAATGCTACGCGCCTGGAATACCCTGCTGCAGAGTTTTGCCTCACCGGTGATCTCCACCGTACTGTATTTCGTGGTGTTTGGCTCAGCCATCGGTTCACGCATTGAACAGGTCGGCGGTGTTTCCTATGGGGCCTTCATCGTCCCCGGTCTGATGATGCTCGCACTACTGACCCATAGCATAGCGAATGCCTCGTTCGGTATTTTCTTTCCCAAGTTTACCGGCACCATCTATGAACTCATGTCTGCGCCCGTCTCCTTCGTTGAAATACTGATCGGCTATGTAGGCGCTGCTGCCACCAAGTCATTCATCATTGGTCTGGTTATTCTGGCGACGGCGGGGTTCTTTGTCACGATTGAAATTGCCCACCCCGTATGGATGCTCGCGTTCCTGATTTTGACCTGTGTGTCCTTCAGCCTGTTTGGCTTTATCATCGGGCTGTGGGCAAAAGACTTCGAAAAACTGCAACTCATCCCACTACTAGTGATCACGCCACTGGTGTTCCTCGGTGGCAGCTTTTACTCCGTGGATATGCTGCCCCCCGCCTGGCAGACGGTGACTCTGTTTAACCCGGTGGTCTACCTGATCAGTGGCTTTCGCTGGAGCTTTTTCGAAGTGGCCGATGTGAGCGTCTGGCTGAGCCTGACCGTGGTGCTGGTATTCCTCAGCACCTGTCTTGTTACCGTCTGGTGGATGTTCAGGTCAGGCTATCGCCTGAAGCAATAA
- a CDS encoding DsrE family protein, which translates to MSRRIYLTSLLFLYLFLNLSSAQADVVQTPYTAQKVVYDFYFDEPQDINSALFWLRSHLNPLSEAPYDISIDENSIKVIIHGTEIVTVAKKNYGKYKEAVERMRYYAELGVEFKVCALAANDFDYAVDDFYDFIDVIPSAMTELAHWQLKGYALMRPVILQKKYRNEEIR; encoded by the coding sequence ATGTCACGACGCATCTATTTAACCAGTTTGCTGTTTCTATACCTGTTCCTGAACCTGTCCAGCGCACAGGCGGATGTTGTCCAGACCCCTTATACCGCGCAGAAGGTCGTCTACGACTTCTACTTTGATGAACCCCAGGACATCAACAGCGCCTTGTTCTGGCTGCGCTCGCATCTAAACCCGCTCAGCGAGGCGCCCTATGACATCAGCATTGATGAAAACTCCATAAAAGTTATCATCCACGGCACCGAGATCGTCACGGTGGCGAAGAAAAACTATGGCAAATACAAGGAGGCCGTCGAGCGTATGCGTTATTACGCCGAGCTCGGTGTCGAGTTCAAGGTTTGCGCATTGGCGGCGAACGATTTTGACTATGCCGTCGATGACTTTTATGACTTTATCGATGTCATTCCCTCCGCCATGACAGAGCTGGCGCACTGGCAACTCAAGGGCTATGCCCTCATGCGCCCTGTGATCCTGCAGAAGAAATACCGTAACGAAGAAATTCGCTAA
- a CDS encoding DUF2975 domain-containing protein translates to MENEDLMRIQRVSRRFRLLFSALVVILPLLSLIYWLGFNHFPQEFVPLPIRVEAELSLLARLLGFVISMLPIGVVIAAMYILAKLFNLYEKGIVFASPTVKCFRQLGWVLMFWVLASLLYLPMLSGVVTSVNPPGQRLIAAQLGLSDFVILLMGAIVVLISWVMDEARKLEEEQAHTV, encoded by the coding sequence ATGGAAAATGAGGATTTAATGCGTATTCAACGGGTTAGCCGCCGGTTCCGGCTACTGTTTTCAGCCCTTGTGGTGATACTGCCACTGCTATCGCTCATCTACTGGCTGGGCTTTAACCACTTCCCCCAGGAATTTGTGCCGTTGCCCATCAGGGTCGAGGCCGAATTATCTCTATTGGCGCGTCTACTCGGCTTCGTTATTAGTATGTTACCTATTGGCGTGGTCATTGCGGCTATGTATATCCTTGCCAAACTGTTCAACCTGTATGAAAAGGGCATTGTTTTTGCGAGCCCCACAGTGAAGTGCTTCAGGCAACTGGGCTGGGTATTAATGTTCTGGGTCTTGGCGAGTCTTTTGTATCTGCCGATGCTCAGCGGCGTAGTGACCTCAGTGAACCCGCCGGGTCAACGACTGATCGCGGCACAACTTGGCCTGAGCGATTTCGTCATCTTGCTTATGGGTGCCATCGTCGTATTGATTTCCTGGGTCATGGATGAGGCACGTAAACTCGAAGAGGAACAGGCACACACGGTGTAA
- a CDS encoding helix-turn-helix domain-containing protein, with the protein MAIIVNLDVMLAKRKMRSNELAQLIGITEQNLSILKTGKAKAIRLTTLEAICKHLNCQPGDLLEYKDE; encoded by the coding sequence ATGGCGATAATTGTAAATCTGGATGTAATGCTGGCGAAGCGCAAGATGCGTTCGAATGAGCTGGCACAGTTGATCGGCATTACCGAACAAAACCTGTCTATTCTCAAAACCGGCAAGGCCAAGGCGATTCGCCTGACCACACTGGAAGCCATTTGCAAGCACTTGAACTGCCAGCCCGGTGATTTACTGGAATACAAGGATGAATGA